A part of Pseudomonadota bacterium genomic DNA contains:
- a CDS encoding class I SAM-dependent methyltransferase codes for MTQSSDPASGSDESRWFGFRPVEPDRKASLVRQVFDSVAPRYDLMNDLMSMGVHRLWKAALIRQMDPRPGQVLVDVAGGTGDVAFAFLERSNRNLSPGQTPARAVVCDINTSMMAVGRDKAIDRGRLENLDWLTGDAEKLPLPDSCADVYTISFGLRNVTRMDAALAEARRVLRPGGRFFCLEFSKVVLPVLDRLYDLYSFQVLPRLGQLVAGDRESYAYLVESIRRFPDQDTLARRMEQAGLQHVRWRNLSGGIAAVHSGWRI; via the coding sequence ATGACACAGTCTTCTGATCCCGCCTCCGGCAGTGATGAATCCCGCTGGTTCGGATTCCGGCCCGTGGAGCCGGACCGCAAGGCATCCCTGGTCCGCCAGGTCTTTGACAGCGTGGCGCCGCGCTATGACCTGATGAATGACCTGATGTCCATGGGCGTGCACCGCCTGTGGAAAGCCGCCCTGATCCGCCAGATGGATCCCCGGCCCGGCCAGGTTCTGGTGGACGTGGCCGGCGGCACGGGCGACGTGGCTTTCGCCTTTCTGGAGCGCTCCAACCGGAACCTGTCGCCCGGGCAGACTCCCGCCCGCGCTGTTGTCTGCGACATCAACACCAGCATGATGGCCGTAGGCCGCGACAAAGCCATCGACCGGGGGCGACTGGAGAACCTGGACTGGCTGACAGGAGACGCGGAAAAACTGCCCCTGCCGGACAGTTGCGCTGATGTGTACACCATTTCCTTCGGCCTGCGGAACGTAACCCGCATGGATGCCGCCCTGGCCGAGGCGAGGCGGGTCCTGCGCCCAGGCGGGCGGTTTTTCTGTCTGGAGTTCAGCAAGGTGGTTCTGCCGGTGCTGGACAGGCTGTACGACCTGTATTCCTTCCAGGTTCTGCCCCGTCTGGGCCAGCTGGTGGCCGGAGACCGGGAGTCGTACGCCTACCTGGTGGAAAGCATCCGCCGCTTCCCGGACCAGGACACGCTGGCCCGGCGTATGGAACAGGCAGGGCTGCAGCATGTACGCTGGCGCAACCTGTCCGGCGGGATCGCCGCCGTCCATTCCGGGTGGCGCATATAG